From Granulicella sp. WH15, the proteins below share one genomic window:
- a CDS encoding alpha-L-rhamnosidase, whose protein sequence is MAWSGTAAVMALALAGMAGAGAATGHPGRVTELHCEGRETPLAVEEAHPRFSWTYGERTPLPHGTLEDEARVVVSHSAATAKAGKGEVWDSGWVKTNSLAMIYTGPALEQGSEYWWSVTTHNANGAPMTWSDPARFRIAEREWQGKWIQAPWSTIRDGAESDGGKPMPIFRREFALREKPVEAILRIAGLGQWEAQLDGSSTIAPSGLHQAWTSYRKTVTYSSYDLTAQLNAGHHALGVMLGNGMYNVQRSVMPNGKARYTKFEGSFGPPKMIAELRLRYSDGRTEVIASDTAWKAARGPVVFSSTYGGEDYDARKVQAGWSRAGFDDSSWAEVSIVAGPGGELRAEISPEMHEAQSYPPAKAKDLGPNTVLYDFGQNFSGRPRIRVQGPAGAVLKLTPSELLNPDGTPIQRSSGGPAWWTYTLKGTGVEEWEPQFDYYGFRYMQAEWSGTGAHIVNISAKRLTSDSPDTGTFASSSPMLNAIHKLIVSAMHNNEASLFTDCPHREKLGWLEETHLVAAGLNFNNNLEALFQATDKNMADAQRTDGMVPEIAPQYMVFDPKWDIFNDSPEWGSAAVLAPWAAYRFYGDARELARSYPTMQAYVKYLESKAHDGVVDYGLGDWYDIGPGNPGVSKLTTTGVTGTLMLYEDAVVMRKIASLLGHNEDAAAYTALSERTKAAFNRRFWDDKAGFYDKGSQAANAMPLALGVVPEERRAQVLAHIVADIHAHDDHVTTGEVSYPYLLRALMAAGRGDLLLTMTLRKDAPSYGSQLAAGATALTEAWDANPHASQDHFMLGAVEEWFYRGLGGIDIDMSRPDPAERITIRPDMVAGLNWINSSYKSTVGKIASSWKREGGITRMEVTIPTGVEATVVVPARKGEFVTASRTAKLLRKDGEARVYRLGSGTSTFSIRGAKA, encoded by the coding sequence ATGGCATGGAGTGGAACAGCGGCGGTGATGGCGTTGGCTCTCGCAGGGATGGCAGGAGCGGGAGCAGCAACCGGACACCCGGGCCGGGTAACGGAGCTGCACTGCGAAGGTCGCGAGACTCCGCTCGCCGTGGAAGAGGCTCATCCCCGCTTTAGCTGGACCTATGGAGAACGCACACCGCTGCCGCACGGGACGCTGGAAGACGAGGCACGCGTCGTTGTATCTCACAGCGCGGCCACGGCCAAGGCAGGCAAAGGAGAGGTCTGGGATAGCGGCTGGGTGAAGACAAACTCCCTCGCGATGATCTACACCGGCCCGGCGTTGGAGCAAGGTTCGGAGTACTGGTGGAGCGTGACGACTCACAACGCAAACGGCGCTCCGATGACCTGGAGCGATCCCGCGCGTTTCCGCATTGCGGAAAGAGAGTGGCAGGGCAAGTGGATTCAGGCTCCCTGGAGCACCATACGCGATGGAGCCGAGTCCGATGGCGGCAAACCCATGCCGATCTTTCGGCGCGAGTTTGCCCTGCGTGAGAAGCCCGTGGAGGCCATCCTGCGCATCGCCGGATTGGGCCAGTGGGAGGCGCAGCTCGATGGCAGCTCCACGATTGCTCCCTCCGGTCTGCATCAGGCGTGGACCAGCTATCGCAAGACCGTGACCTACTCGAGCTACGACCTGACCGCGCAACTCAACGCGGGACACCATGCGCTGGGTGTGATGCTGGGCAACGGCATGTACAACGTGCAGAGAAGCGTGATGCCGAACGGCAAGGCAAGGTACACCAAGTTCGAGGGCAGCTTTGGACCGCCGAAGATGATCGCCGAGCTGCGCCTGCGCTATTCGGATGGACGGACTGAGGTGATCGCGAGCGATACAGCATGGAAGGCAGCGCGGGGGCCCGTGGTCTTCAGCTCCACCTATGGTGGCGAGGACTACGATGCGCGCAAGGTTCAGGCGGGATGGAGCCGTGCGGGCTTCGACGATTCAAGCTGGGCTGAGGTGTCTATCGTTGCGGGGCCGGGCGGCGAGCTGCGCGCCGAGATATCTCCCGAGATGCACGAGGCTCAAAGCTATCCCCCTGCAAAGGCGAAGGACCTCGGCCCCAATACCGTCCTCTATGACTTCGGCCAGAACTTCTCAGGCCGTCCCCGGATCAGGGTGCAAGGACCGGCGGGAGCGGTGCTGAAGCTCACCCCTAGCGAACTTCTCAATCCCGATGGCACGCCGATCCAGCGCAGCTCCGGCGGTCCCGCGTGGTGGACGTACACACTCAAGGGAACGGGCGTCGAAGAGTGGGAACCACAGTTCGATTACTACGGATTCCGCTACATGCAGGCCGAGTGGAGTGGCACAGGAGCGCACATCGTTAATATCTCCGCCAAGCGCCTGACCTCGGACTCGCCCGACACAGGCACCTTCGCAAGCTCAAGCCCGATGCTCAACGCGATTCACAAGCTGATCGTCTCCGCGATGCACAACAACGAGGCCAGCCTCTTCACCGATTGCCCGCATCGCGAGAAACTGGGCTGGCTGGAGGAGACGCACCTGGTCGCGGCGGGATTGAACTTCAATAACAATCTCGAAGCCCTCTTTCAGGCGACTGACAAAAACATGGCCGATGCCCAGCGAACCGACGGCATGGTGCCTGAGATCGCGCCGCAGTACATGGTCTTTGACCCCAAGTGGGATATCTTCAACGACTCGCCCGAGTGGGGTTCGGCCGCGGTGCTGGCTCCGTGGGCGGCTTACCGGTTTTACGGCGACGCCAGAGAGCTTGCCCGCAGCTATCCGACGATGCAGGCATACGTGAAGTATCTCGAGAGCAAGGCGCACGACGGCGTCGTCGACTACGGCCTTGGCGACTGGTACGACATTGGGCCGGGCAATCCCGGTGTCAGTAAGCTAACGACGACTGGCGTGACAGGAACGCTGATGCTCTACGAGGACGCCGTGGTCATGAGAAAGATCGCCTCGCTGCTAGGCCATAACGAAGATGCCGCGGCATATACCGCTCTATCCGAGCGCACCAAGGCCGCATTCAACCGGCGCTTCTGGGATGACAAGGCCGGCTTCTACGACAAGGGCAGCCAAGCTGCGAACGCGATGCCGCTGGCTCTGGGCGTAGTGCCGGAAGAGAGGCGCGCGCAGGTGCTTGCGCATATCGTGGCGGATATCCACGCGCACGATGACCACGTGACTACCGGAGAGGTGAGCTATCCCTACCTGCTGCGCGCCCTGATGGCCGCCGGACGCGGCGACCTGCTACTCACAATGACACTGCGCAAGGACGCTCCAAGTTATGGCTCGCAACTGGCTGCGGGCGCGACCGCGTTGACCGAGGCGTGGGATGCGAACCCACACGCCAGCCAGGATCACTTCATGCTCGGTGCGGTGGAGGAGTGGTTCTATCGCGGCCTGGGCGGCATCGACATCGACATGTCACGGCCCGATCCAGCCGAGCGAATTACGATTCGGCCCGATATGGTCGCAGGTTTAAATTGGATCAACTCCAGTTACAAATCGACGGTTGGCAAAATCGCGAGCAGTTGGAAGCGTGAAGGCGGCATCACCCGCATGGAAGTAACCATTCCTACGGGAGTTGAAGCGACGGTCGTGGTCCCGGCACGCAAGGGCGAGTTCGTTACGGCAAGTCGCACCGCGAAGCTGCTGCGCAAGGATGGTGAGGCAAGGGTGTACCGCCTAGGCTCCGGTACATCCACCTTCTCCATACGCGGTGCTAAAGCTTAG
- a CDS encoding alpha-L-fucosidase has product MKSIIRLAALVPCAAPLALLAQTALPTPEQSQANIARQVARVHAEVADSNRDAPFHGNWDSLARYKAGDWFRDDKFGIFLHWGVYSVPAFGNEWYSRNIYVPGNPANEHQVATYGPLTKFGYKDFIPQFKAEKFDAKAWVDLFARAGARYIVPVAEHCDGFAMYNSDMTPWNASLMGPHRDVVGELAAATRAKGLNFGVSSHTAEHWWWYGRGRSFASDVRDQTPLTAELYGPAATMNMPGPDGTVDDEKEPDPSHLEKWLPPSQAWLDNWLARSTELVDKYHPDFIYFDWWIAQPAYKPFLQEFAAYYYDSAAKRNQQPILTYKGESMPANVATLDIERGKLDQLRLLPWQTDTSISVHSWGYVENDEYRTAKSLIHQLVDTVSKNGNLLLNVGPKSDGTIPEQARAILLQMGDWLSVNGEAIYASRPFTVFGEGPTKAPKNSTEKNKDIQDYTPQDIRYTTSHDGKILYATELGWSTTHSLILHTLFRANPYLPAPVCSVQLIGSPNPIPFTQEIDGLHLTLPDTQPAGDIAYVFRILTQCPRSH; this is encoded by the coding sequence GTGAAATCTATCATCCGTCTCGCCGCCCTCGTCCCCTGCGCAGCGCCCCTCGCGTTGCTCGCCCAGACTGCTCTTCCTACCCCTGAGCAGAGCCAGGCTAACATCGCCCGCCAGGTTGCTCGCGTCCATGCAGAGGTGGCCGATTCGAACCGCGACGCGCCCTTCCACGGCAACTGGGACTCTCTCGCCAGGTACAAGGCAGGGGACTGGTTCCGCGACGACAAGTTCGGCATCTTCCTGCACTGGGGCGTCTACTCCGTTCCGGCATTCGGAAACGAGTGGTACTCCCGCAACATCTACGTGCCCGGCAATCCGGCCAACGAGCATCAGGTAGCCACCTACGGCCCGCTGACGAAGTTCGGCTATAAGGACTTCATTCCGCAGTTCAAGGCGGAGAAGTTCGACGCCAAGGCCTGGGTTGATCTCTTCGCTCGCGCAGGTGCGCGCTACATTGTGCCCGTGGCCGAGCACTGCGACGGCTTTGCCATGTACAACTCCGACATGACGCCTTGGAACGCCAGCCTGATGGGGCCGCACCGCGACGTCGTAGGCGAACTGGCTGCCGCCACGCGGGCCAAAGGGTTGAACTTCGGTGTCTCCTCCCACACGGCCGAGCACTGGTGGTGGTATGGCCGTGGCCGCTCCTTCGCCTCCGACGTACGCGACCAGACGCCGCTCACCGCCGAGCTATACGGTCCCGCCGCGACGATGAACATGCCCGGTCCCGATGGCACCGTGGACGACGAGAAGGAGCCCGATCCATCGCATCTGGAGAAGTGGCTCCCGCCCAGCCAGGCCTGGCTCGACAACTGGCTCGCCCGCTCCACCGAGCTGGTCGATAAGTACCATCCCGACTTCATTTACTTCGACTGGTGGATTGCTCAACCCGCGTACAAGCCGTTTCTTCAGGAGTTTGCCGCTTATTACTACGATAGTGCCGCTAAGCGGAACCAGCAGCCAATCCTGACTTACAAGGGAGAGTCCATGCCTGCCAATGTCGCAACGCTCGATATCGAGCGCGGAAAGCTCGATCAACTGCGCCTTCTGCCTTGGCAGACGGACACCTCCATCTCGGTTCATTCGTGGGGATACGTGGAGAATGACGAGTACCGCACGGCAAAGTCGCTCATCCATCAACTCGTCGATACTGTCTCTAAGAACGGCAACCTGTTGCTCAACGTCGGCCCCAAATCCGACGGCACCATCCCCGAGCAGGCCCGTGCCATCCTGCTCCAGATGGGCGACTGGCTGAGCGTCAACGGCGAGGCCATCTATGCCTCGCGGCCGTTTACGGTCTTTGGCGAAGGCCCTACCAAAGCGCCTAAAAACTCCACCGAGAAGAACAAGGACATTCAGGATTACACTCCGCAGGACATCCGCTACACCACCTCGCACGACGGCAAGATCCTCTACGCCACCGAGTTGGGATGGTCGACGACGCACTCGCTCATCCTGCACACGCTCTTCCGCGCCAATCCCTATCTGCCCGCTCCGGTCTGCTCGGTGCAGCTCATTGGCTCGCCTAATCCCATCCCCTTTACGCAGGAGATTGACGGCCTTCACCTTACGCTTCCCGATACGCAGCCCGCAGGCGATATCGCTTATGTCTTCCGCATCTTGACGCAGTGCCCTCGGAGCCACTGA
- a CDS encoding TonB-dependent receptor, with protein MFLFSCVSLQAQNTNAGAIAGTVTDSTGAVVPGAQVTVTNQNTHQASTATSTGSGSYAVQNLSDGEYTVSVSKSGFQQTSVTDIHLDPGQRRGQDIKLSVGAVDSKITVQADTLAVQTESAESGGTISAKEVSNLMLNGRNFQQLATLVPGVSSVNGTNQQVNAGYLGQTDLIIGGASSEETTYTIDGVYNMTPTSLVNINITPSIDAINEMRILKNSYSAKYGFAGSGQVLIETKQGTHDFHGSGYEYIRNNSFAVARPYAISGVPATNSSLHLNIFGFSFGGPIYIPKVYNTGKNKTFFFTGAEFKTNHYASVLNSRSEFTPAIRGGDLSLSHDAPVCTLSGANSANAIASGCTSATLSDHFLFCGPQCQNLLAARHLTAANCITKDSFGVTNQVNPNCFDAASAYFINPSNTFMPLPNLSQNNNTSFANYINTNPELDSQNDTIYRIDHHIGDSHLITLRYMHEEVNNIRPARNYNDPAPNPGAGVYTPALNMLVRWNYNITPNIINTAGIAYTDQKVSLFPTGNYNIPGSLIQQAFNNGDTRLPAVSIGGFWSWLGVGVQPNFSKSGDGVFSDDLTLAKGPHVIQVGGLYMWNILRSNASAFSMGNFSFSGGAQTTGDTAADFLLGMASSYSQSNVQRAGVFHQHWFELYAQDDWKVTSRLTLNYGVRYSFYSPTTKEGNDITNFNAGAFVVSQAPAINPTSGQFIVNSSNQPLTPSGGIANYLTNGVVTACQNGTPCGFTTPKKNLFAPRVGFAYRVNSKGTMSIHGGYGLGYAQVGMFQTSNLLSNSPYVSTPTFSYAQFSSPAGGTASAPGLQSLSAIDSTYRPAMLQNWSFSVEDEIVPHGILNITYAGDKADHIFSNSVDRNFAINTTSANSAACAASGPTVVPSSKWLFDPCINTGTINTNFDRPYPGYSGITTGVSIGQSNYHGLQTGFVYRLADLQLNSAYTYSKALGNQNQSAQGNLAYGFDSNIGFQNPRNPAGDYGRPSYDRTHVFTSAYVYELPFFRHSSHLLAREILSGFGTSGLITVQSGFTTPVGLSSTTAGLANRPNQIAPLIRNGGSGKKALGQAPLYSYTSFALPAYGTFGNSEPGVLRGPKEVSFAAAVNKDFPVTDRVKVQIRAEAFNVFNHPNINSINSTFSSSTATNQSNFGYASTAGDMRQMEFSGRVTF; from the coding sequence GTGTTCTTGTTCTCCTGCGTCTCTCTGCAGGCGCAGAACACCAATGCCGGCGCCATCGCCGGAACTGTCACCGATTCCACCGGCGCCGTTGTGCCCGGCGCGCAGGTCACCGTTACCAACCAGAACACGCACCAGGCCTCGACCGCTACTTCGACCGGCAGCGGTTCCTACGCGGTGCAGAATCTCTCCGATGGCGAGTACACCGTCTCGGTCTCGAAGTCCGGCTTCCAGCAGACGTCGGTGACCGACATCCACCTCGACCCCGGCCAGCGGCGCGGTCAGGACATCAAGCTCTCCGTCGGCGCGGTCGACAGCAAGATCACCGTGCAGGCCGACACGCTCGCCGTACAGACCGAGTCGGCTGAGAGCGGCGGAACCATCTCAGCCAAAGAGGTCTCGAACCTCATGCTCAATGGCCGCAACTTCCAGCAGCTGGCCACGCTCGTTCCCGGTGTCAGCAGCGTAAACGGCACCAACCAGCAGGTGAACGCGGGCTATCTCGGACAGACCGACCTCATCATCGGCGGAGCCTCCTCCGAGGAGACGACTTACACCATCGACGGCGTCTACAATATGACGCCCACCTCGCTCGTCAACATCAACATTACCCCGTCCATCGACGCCATCAATGAGATGCGCATCCTCAAGAACTCCTACAGCGCCAAGTACGGCTTCGCGGGCTCGGGCCAGGTGCTGATCGAGACCAAGCAGGGCACGCACGACTTCCACGGCTCCGGCTACGAGTACATCCGTAACAACAGCTTCGCGGTTGCCCGCCCCTATGCCATCAGCGGTGTTCCTGCCACCAACTCCAGCCTGCACCTCAATATCTTCGGCTTCTCCTTCGGCGGTCCCATCTATATCCCGAAGGTCTACAACACCGGCAAGAACAAGACCTTCTTTTTCACCGGAGCCGAGTTCAAGACCAACCACTACGCTTCGGTTCTCAACAGCCGCTCCGAGTTCACGCCCGCCATCCGCGGCGGCGATCTTAGCCTCAGCCACGACGCCCCGGTCTGCACACTCTCGGGCGCTAACTCCGCCAACGCTATCGCTTCGGGCTGCACCTCGGCCACGCTCAGCGATCACTTTCTCTTCTGCGGCCCGCAGTGCCAGAATCTGCTAGCCGCACGTCATCTCACCGCCGCCAACTGCATCACCAAGGACTCCTTTGGAGTCACCAATCAAGTAAACCCGAACTGTTTCGACGCAGCCTCGGCCTACTTCATCAACCCCAGCAACACCTTCATGCCGCTGCCGAATCTTTCTCAAAACAACAACACCAGTTTTGCTAACTACATCAACACCAACCCCGAACTGGATAGTCAAAACGACACGATCTATCGAATAGACCATCACATCGGAGACAGCCACCTCATCACGCTGCGCTACATGCACGAGGAGGTCAACAACATCCGCCCCGCGCGCAACTACAACGACCCCGCTCCCAATCCCGGAGCCGGTGTCTACACGCCCGCGCTCAATATGCTCGTGCGCTGGAACTACAACATCACTCCCAACATCATCAACACGGCGGGCATCGCTTACACCGATCAGAAGGTATCGCTCTTTCCCACCGGCAACTACAACATTCCGGGCAGCCTCATCCAACAGGCCTTCAACAACGGCGATACCCGTCTTCCCGCCGTCTCCATCGGCGGTTTCTGGAGCTGGCTTGGCGTCGGCGTCCAGCCCAACTTCTCAAAGAGCGGAGACGGCGTCTTCTCCGACGACCTGACCCTCGCCAAAGGTCCTCACGTCATTCAGGTCGGCGGTCTTTATATGTGGAACATCCTGCGTTCCAACGCCTCCGCCTTCTCGATGGGCAACTTCTCCTTCAGCGGCGGTGCCCAGACCACGGGTGACACGGCAGCCGACTTCCTCCTCGGCATGGCTTCTTCTTATTCGCAGTCCAATGTGCAGCGTGCGGGCGTCTTCCATCAACACTGGTTCGAGCTCTACGCGCAGGACGACTGGAAGGTCACCTCTCGCCTCACGCTCAACTACGGCGTCCGCTACAGCTTCTACTCGCCCACCACCAAGGAGGGCAACGACATCACCAACTTCAACGCCGGGGCCTTTGTCGTGTCGCAGGCTCCAGCCATCAATCCAACCAGTGGACAGTTCATCGTGAACTCCTCCAACCAGCCGCTGACTCCCTCCGGCGGCATTGCCAACTACCTCACCAACGGCGTCGTCACCGCCTGCCAGAACGGCACGCCGTGCGGCTTCACCACGCCCAAGAAGAATCTCTTTGCTCCACGCGTGGGCTTTGCCTATCGCGTCAATAGCAAGGGCACTATGTCGATCCACGGTGGATACGGCCTGGGCTACGCTCAGGTCGGCATGTTCCAGACATCGAACCTGCTCAGCAACTCGCCCTACGTCTCCACGCCTACCTTCTCCTATGCGCAGTTCAGCAGCCCTGCGGGAGGCACTGCAAGCGCACCCGGCCTGCAGTCTCTCTCCGCGATCGACAGCACCTATCGCCCGGCCATGCTGCAAAACTGGTCTTTCAGCGTCGAAGACGAGATCGTTCCCCACGGCATCCTCAACATCACCTATGCGGGCGACAAGGCCGATCACATCTTCTCGAACTCGGTCGATCGTAACTTCGCCATCAACACCACCAGCGCCAACTCCGCTGCCTGCGCGGCCAGCGGCCCTACCGTCGTGCCGTCCAGCAAGTGGCTCTTCGACCCCTGCATCAACACTGGAACTATCAACACTAACTTCGATCGTCCCTATCCTGGCTACTCCGGTATCACTACCGGCGTCTCCATTGGGCAGTCCAACTACCACGGCCTTCAGACCGGCTTCGTCTACCGCCTGGCCGATCTCCAGCTAAACTCCGCCTACACCTACTCGAAGGCTCTGGGCAACCAGAACCAGAGCGCCCAGGGCAACCTGGCCTATGGCTTCGACTCCAACATCGGCTTCCAGAATCCTCGCAACCCGGCCGGAGACTACGGGCGTCCCAGCTACGACCGCACCCACGTCTTCACCAGCGCCTATGTCTACGAGCTGCCGTTCTTCCGTCACTCCAGCCACCTGCTGGCGCGGGAGATCCTCTCCGGTTTCGGCACCTCCGGCCTCATCACGGTGCAGAGCGGCTTCACTACTCCGGTCGGCCTCAGCTCCACCACGGCCGGTCTGGCCAATCGTCCGAACCAGATCGCTCCGCTCATCCGCAATGGAGGCAGCGGCAAGAAGGCGCTCGGACAGGCCCCGCTCTACAGCTACACCTCCTTCGCGCTGCCCGCCTACGGCACCTTCGGCAACTCCGAGCCCGGCGTCCTGCGCGGACCCAAAGAGGTCAGCTTCGCCGCCGCCGTCAACAAGGACTTTCCCGTCACGGACCGCGTAAAAGTGCAGATCCGCGCCGAGGCCTTCAACGTCTTCAACCACCCCAACATCAACTCCATCAACTCCACCTTCTCTTCGTCCACGGCGACCAACCAGTCGAACTTCGGCTACGCCTCCACCGCGGGTGATATGCGCCAGATGGAGTTCTCCGGACGCGTTACCTTCTAA
- a CDS encoding sialidase family protein yields the protein MNVALKLSLAAVMVSTAYAQTKPAGEFIFEVGSTSFPESHASTIVALKNGELMAAWFGGTKERNPDVAIWGSRRVNGKWTAPVELEREKNVPSWNPVLFHTLDGRLWLYYKVGPSPGEWSAGRKYSDDEGKTWSSDERLPAGLLGPIRAKPLVLEDGTIVSGTSFEAHETWAAWIERSTDGGKTWAKIGPIDISRELDKAEPPAADPPAGAPGWEADKGPRKFEGIIQPSVISLGGKHLRLYARSRSLASKIAVADSMDNGLTWTQARFIDVPNNNSGIDAVTLKDGRVVLIYNNTTVGRTPLNLAVSRDGEHFKMFATLEDTVGQYSYPALIQGPDGSLEMTYTWKRKTIKYVHLPLSAVPQP from the coding sequence GTGAACGTTGCACTCAAACTATCTCTGGCTGCGGTGATGGTCTCCACGGCTTACGCGCAAACCAAGCCTGCGGGCGAGTTCATCTTCGAAGTCGGCTCTACTTCGTTTCCAGAGAGCCATGCCTCGACCATCGTGGCGCTGAAGAACGGCGAGCTGATGGCGGCGTGGTTTGGCGGCACCAAGGAGCGCAATCCGGATGTGGCCATCTGGGGCTCGCGGCGAGTAAACGGCAAGTGGACTGCGCCGGTGGAGCTTGAGCGGGAGAAGAATGTGCCCTCGTGGAACCCGGTTCTGTTTCACACGCTGGATGGGCGGCTGTGGCTCTACTACAAGGTGGGGCCTTCGCCTGGGGAGTGGTCGGCGGGGCGCAAGTATAGCGATGATGAGGGCAAGACGTGGTCGAGCGATGAGCGTCTGCCTGCGGGGCTGCTGGGACCGATCCGGGCCAAGCCGCTGGTGCTCGAGGATGGAACGATTGTGAGTGGAACATCGTTCGAGGCGCATGAAACATGGGCCGCGTGGATCGAGCGCAGCACCGATGGAGGTAAGACGTGGGCCAAGATCGGGCCGATTGATATCTCGCGGGAGTTAGATAAGGCGGAGCCTCCGGCTGCCGATCCGCCCGCGGGCGCTCCGGGCTGGGAAGCCGATAAAGGGCCGCGCAAGTTCGAGGGGATCATTCAGCCGTCGGTAATCTCGCTTGGAGGCAAGCATCTGCGGCTGTATGCGCGGTCGCGAAGTCTGGCTTCGAAGATCGCGGTGGCGGACTCGATGGATAATGGGCTGACGTGGACGCAGGCGCGGTTTATCGACGTGCCGAATAACAACTCGGGGATTGATGCAGTAACTCTGAAGGATGGGCGGGTGGTGTTGATCTACAACAACACGACCGTGGGACGGACTCCTTTGAATCTCGCCGTGAGCAGGGATGGCGAGCACTTCAAGATGTTTGCCACGCTGGAAGATACGGTTGGCCAGTACTCTTATCCGGCGCTGATCCAGGGGCCGGATGGGAGCCTGGAGATGACGTATACGTGGAAACGAAAGACGATCAAGTACGTGCATCTGCCACTTTCGGCAGTGCCACAACCTTGA
- a CDS encoding alpha-L-fucosidase, with protein sequence MLGIGASAALAPAAAMAQEAGAAPTGKQTDPAHETPEQRASRARRLAWWREAKFGMFIHWGLYSIIGHQEWVLESEGVPIPQYEILARHFKPKPGAAREWARLAKRAGQKYMVLTTKHHEGFCLWDTKLTDYNAMKQGPGRDLVREFVDAARAEGLRVGFYYSLMDWHHPDGAKCETDEEARKRFVAYTHGLIRELLTNYGKIDILWYDVDKPLTSAQWEAEKMNQMVFDLQPEIIVNNRNGLAGDFSTPEHKIEAAQRAWESCDTMNLGWGYQKNDTEWKSPTRIVNDLTICAQQGGNYLLNIGPKPDGSVPEESVRVLERVGQWLDVNGKAIYGTDGGASVSFGNYDNFTRKGNTLYIHVYFWPGGTPAAEWLTYYQPGTVVSVGGVKAKALSARLLKTGEPVQFTQDDIHLCLTGLPATAPDDPVTVIEVECDRPPVVDHHLIRPMWQRYKVGISS encoded by the coding sequence ATGCTCGGAATCGGAGCCAGCGCCGCCCTGGCTCCCGCAGCCGCCATGGCCCAGGAGGCCGGGGCCGCGCCCACCGGCAAGCAGACCGACCCCGCCCACGAGACGCCCGAGCAGCGCGCCTCCCGCGCCCGTCGCCTGGCCTGGTGGCGGGAGGCTAAGTTCGGCATGTTCATTCACTGGGGGCTCTACAGCATCATCGGGCACCAGGAGTGGGTGCTCGAGTCCGAGGGCGTTCCCATTCCGCAATATGAAATTCTGGCCAGGCACTTCAAGCCCAAGCCCGGAGCCGCTCGCGAGTGGGCACGCCTGGCCAAGCGCGCCGGGCAGAAGTACATGGTGCTCACCACCAAGCACCACGAGGGCTTCTGCCTCTGGGACACCAAGCTCACCGACTACAACGCCATGAAGCAGGGGCCGGGTCGTGACCTCGTCCGCGAGTTCGTCGATGCCGCCCGCGCAGAGGGGCTGCGCGTCGGCTTCTACTACTCGCTGATGGACTGGCACCACCCCGACGGAGCCAAATGCGAGACGGACGAGGAGGCCCGCAAGCGCTTCGTCGCCTACACCCACGGTCTCATCCGCGAGCTGCTGACGAACTACGGCAAGATCGACATCCTCTGGTACGACGTCGACAAGCCGCTGACCAGCGCGCAGTGGGAGGCCGAGAAGATGAACCAGATGGTCTTCGATCTGCAGCCCGAGATCATCGTCAACAACCGCAACGGCCTGGCTGGCGACTTCTCCACGCCGGAGCACAAGATCGAGGCCGCACAGCGCGCGTGGGAGTCCTGCGACACCATGAATCTCGGCTGGGGCTACCAGAAAAACGACACCGAGTGGAAGTCGCCCACGCGCATCGTGAACGACCTGACGATCTGCGCGCAGCAGGGCGGCAACTACCTGCTGAACATCGGACCTAAGCCAGACGGCTCGGTGCCGGAGGAGTCTGTTCGCGTCCTCGAGCGCGTGGGCCAGTGGCTCGACGTCAACGGCAAGGCCATCTACGGCACCGATGGCGGCGCATCCGTCAGCTTCGGCAACTATGACAACTTCACCCGCAAGGGCAACACGCTTTACATCCACGTCTACTTCTGGCCGGGCGGAACCCCCGCAGCCGAGTGGCTCACGTACTACCAGCCCGGCACGGTAGTCTCAGTCGGCGGCGTCAAGGCCAAGGCGCTCTCGGCGCGCCTGCTCAAAACCGGCGAGCCCGTGCAGTTTACACAGGATGATATCCACCTGTGCCTTACCGGCCTGCCTGCAACGGCACCGGACGATCCTGTCACTGTCATTGAGGTCGAGTGCGACAGACCGCCAGTCGTCGACCACCACCTGATCCGCCCCATGTGGCAGCGTTACAAGGTGGGGATCAGCAGCTAA